A window from Saccharomyces cerevisiae S288C chromosome XIII, complete sequence encodes these proteins:
- the MSC1 gene encoding double-strand break repair enhancer MSC1 (Nuclear envelope protein involved in DSB repair during late mitosis; forms nuclear envelope patches associated with Rad52p-containing DNA repair foci, and accelerates homologous recombination downstream of DNA end resection; mutant is defective in directing meiotic recombination events to homologous chromatids; upregulated after DNA damage in late mitosis; null mutant is hypersensitive to DSBs; non-tagged protein is detected in highly purified mitochondria and is phosphorylated), which produces MKQFKLVNAVSASFVLIGLVLANSDSVFDKWTQEDLADYLRDNKKSLEKYATDSIEDLKTEASQVWDKHAQPKPWWQVWSSDSSSVSNSNPGWFGYTGSSDHPVSDWLFDTWSTDSLRNFLKKNGVDVDDAKASKDSLVKTAKENFNKISKSLKSSGYYPSSSYFDSWSTKDLQNWLNDNGIDYDKAVQSKDELVQKVKENIYRTSEKAEQQRLGLLESLDLAHQQILDTSGQIKDTVFDKWSSDQLTNWLESHKVNIDKNMAKKHDYLVRMAKENSANLKDDIYWYLDYMKRESSPFLTKTPEYVGSVWDSSKNFLTNLYSKFRGKTDNVINDTFLVGLDSWPKDKLKMFLDARGIKYSMLSTEHQLRELVKKSRNEKLKILPKDYQKYFDNSNWSLDDIKGWFADKKDDFQDSQTYSTIMQDFDKVSKNTNDAKDQIAKTWSNTFQSWSQEDLLQYLKSFGVPVKQTSTKDDLINLAKQNTQWLFGTVKEPAYKRYLHNVKNWSKSILGFN; this is translated from the coding sequence atgaagcaATTCAAGTTGGTTAATGCGGTTTCCGCATCATTTGTGCTTATTGGCTTAGTGTTGGCCAATTCAGATTCAGTGTTCGACAAGTGGACGCAGGAAGACCTGGCCGATTATTTACGTGATAATAAGAAGAGCTTGGAAAAGTACGCTACAGACTCCATTGAGGACTTGAAAACGGAGGCATCGCAGGTATGGGACAAACACGCGCAGCCCAAACCATGGTGGCAGGTGTGGTCTAGTGACAGCAGTAGCGTGAGCAACAGTAACCCCGGATGGTTTGGTTATACTGGTTCTTCGGATCACCCAGTTTCTGACTGGCTCTTTGACACCTGGTCCACAGACAGTCTACGTAActtcttgaagaaaaacgGCGTGGATGTTGACGACGCTAAGGCTTCCAAGGACTCGCTGGTGAAGACTGCTAAGGAGAACTTCAACAAgatttccaaatctttGAAGTCGTCGGGATACTATCCTTCTAGCTCTTACTTTGATAGCTGGTCAACCAAAGATTTGCAAAACTGGTTGAATGACAATGGTATCGACTACGACAAGGCAGTTCAAAGCAAGGACGAGCTAGTTCAGAAAGTCAAGGAAAACATCTACCGAACTTCAGAAAAGGCAGAACAGCAGCGTCTGGGTTTGCTAGAAAGCTTGGATTTGGCTCACCAACAAATATTAGACACATCGGGACAAATAAAAGACACTGTATTTGACAAGTGGTCTAGTGATCAGTTAACCAATTGGTTGGAGAGCCACAAGGTCAATATTGACAAGAACATGGCCAAGAAACACGACTATTTGGTTAGAATggccaaagaaaattctgCCAATTTGAAAGATGATATCTACTGGTACCTGGACTATATGAAAAGAGAGTCTTCTCCATTTTTGACCAAGACCCCAGAATACGTTGGTTCCGTTTGGGACTCTTCTAAAAATTTCCTCACAAATTTGTACTCCAAGTTCAGAGGTAAGACTGACAATGTGATCAATGATACTTTTTTGGTTGGCCTAGACTCTTGGCCAAAGgacaaattgaaaatgtttttaGATGCTCGTGGTATTAAGTACTCAATGCTGTCTACTGAACATCAATTGAGAGAATTAGTCAAAAAATCCAGAAACGAAAAACTCAAGATCCTGCCAAAAGACTACCAAAAATACTTTGACAACAGTAACTGGTCTTTGGATGACATAAAGGGTTGGTTTGCTGACAAAAAGGACGACTTCCAAGATTCTCAGACTTACTCCACAATTATGCAGGATTTTGACAAGGTTTCCAAAAACACAAATGATGCTAAGGACCAAATCGCTAAGACCTGGTCAAATACCTTTCAGAGCTGGTCTCAAGAAGACCTATTGCAGTACCTAAAATCATTCGGTGTTCCGGTTAAACAGACTTCTACGAAGGACGACTTAATCAACTTGGCCAAGCAGAATACGCAATGGTTGTTCGGCACTGTTAAGGAGCCTGCTTACAAGAGGTACCTACATAACGTTAAAAACTGGTCGAAAAGCATATTAGGGTTCAACTAA
- the RSC9 gene encoding Rsc9p (Component of the RSC chromatin remodeling complex; DNA-binding protein involved in the synthesis of rRNA and in transcriptional repression and activation of genes regulated by the Target of Rapamycin (TOR) pathway) → MNSLASNTPLNGTPVSEAPATSSEPVNMFETMVANPIKVSRLQSNGVLTGPAANTKSIHYSLANFNVFQSLPKETARGVDDLTRMEMALLSGIPEEIKWSLKKYLTYSNKAPYMISLRTLPDLLPLFKTFILPLERIVEGLNKSSICDSKAMDSLQMGLNALLILRNLAQDTDSVQILVKDREIKSFILFILKKFQCVATGDNKWQLYEGNATFFNELTHYTLDLMEAISSYIAPAMKDDHYFQTLVSILNYTKDRYMVISILRSLSRLLVRSKANEESAADNLDHKTLSLIVSFLLLECDSELIIASLDFLYQYILPGSQRITELFKSKECSLILEATLPNLLSYNIATPDYHLLQKHKIRLIKRLKPPAPKEPPNLSEDLFQQLFKLNEPLRSTAWLRCCFEPVQEAEFTQISLWRSYESKFGQPVRESGRKLLPAVEFIKNVSNAFNNAAAIVITDPVTGKKRFVIKGIQPRFKALGIADGERESQVPISALKSKFLNDSKEITPARQNSIPEVKFPQELSDVSKVACTFLCLLSNDTDDGAGSAFCQRIRPLVLHKLADIPPLTLALSEYMENTSGL, encoded by the coding sequence ATGAACTCGTTAGCTTCAAACACACCGCTAAATGGTACTCCAGTAAGCGAGGCACCCGCCACAAGCTCCGAGCCTGTGAACATGTTCGAGACAATGGTGGCTAACCCTATTAAAGTGTCTCGATTACAGTCTAATGGAGTTCTGACGGGACCTGCAGCCAATACTAAGTCCATCCACTATTCGCTGGCCAATTTTAATGTGTTCCAGTCGCTACCCAAGGAAACGGCCAGAGGTGTAGACGATTTGACGAGGATGGAGATGGCGTTACTGAGTGGGATACCGGAGGAGATTAAGTGgtctttaaaaaaatatcttaCGTATAGTAACAAGGCGCCATATATGATCAGCTTACGGACATTGCCGGACCTGTTGCCACTTTTCAAGACTTTCATATTGCCTTTGGAGCGCATCGTGGAAGGTCTTAACAAATCGTCTATATGTGATTCAAAGGCGATGGATTCTCTACAAATGGGTCTAAATGCCTTGCTGATCCTAAGGAATCTGGCTCAAGATACTGATTCGGTGCAGATACTAGTCAAGGATCGAGAAATCAAATctttcattcttttcattttgaagaagtttcaGTGCGTCGCTACAGGCGATAACAAGTGGCAATTGTACGAAGGAAATGCAACTTTTTTTAACGAGTTGACCCATTATACTCTGGACTTGATGGAGGCCATTTCGTCCTATATTGCTCCTGCAATGAAGGATGATCATTATTTCCAAACGCTGGTGTCCATCTTGAACTACACTAAGGACAGATACATGGTTATTTCTATATTGAGGTCTCTTTCAAGATTACTGGTTAGGTCCAAAGCTAACGAGGAAAGTGCAGCGGACAATTTGGACCATAAGACTCTTTCGTTGATCGTTTCCTTTTTACTGTTAGAATGCGATAGTGAGCTGATTATTGCTTCGTTGGATTTCCTCTATCAATACATTTTGCCCGGTTCTCAAAGAATCACTGAGTTATTCAAGAGTAAGGAGTGCTCTTTGATACTGGAAGCCACGCTGCCTAatttattatcatataATATCGCCACACCAGATTACCATCTTTTGCAAAAGCACAAAATTAGGTTGATTAAAAGGTTGAAGCCTCCCGCTCCAAAGGAGCCTCCCAATTTATCTGAGGATCTGTTTCAACaacttttcaaacttaACGAGCCCTTGAGGTCAACCGCTTGGTTGAGATGTTGCTTTGAGCCTGTACAAGAAGCAGAATTTACACAAATATCGCTTTGGAGATCCTACGAATCCAAATTTGGTCAGCCTGTTCGCGAATCCGGACGCAAATTGTTACCTGCCGTGGAATTCATCAAGAATGTCTCGAATGCTTTCAATAACGCCGCTGCTATCGTAATCACTGACCCGGTAACCGGCAAGAAAAGGTTTGTTATCAAGGGCATTCAACCAAGATTTAAAGCTTTGGGTATTGCAGACGGGGAAAGAGAATCCCAGGTACCCATTTCGGCACTaaaatccaaatttttgaatgacTCTAAGGAAATTACACCTGCAAGACAAAACAGCATACCAGAGGTCAAATTCCCTCAAGAACTCTCAGATGTTTCTAAAGTGGCCTGTACGTTTTTGTGCCTTTTATCCAACGACACGGATGATGGTGCTGGTTCCGCATTTTGTCAACGCATCAGGCCACTGGTTCTACATAAATTGGCTGATATTCCACCTTTAACATTAGCATTGTCTGAATACATGGAAAACACGTCGGGGTTAtga